The Henckelia pumila isolate YLH828 chromosome 2, ASM3356847v2, whole genome shotgun sequence genome includes a window with the following:
- the LOC140881826 gene encoding probable arabinosyltransferase ARAD1 isoform X2 has translation MCPTSRFSAVAEVTEDVTRPCGAIRVQNSSEADVIFVPFFSSLSYNRHSKRHGKQMVSVDRLLQERLVEFLKGRKEWKRLGGRDHLIVAHHPNSMLFARKKLGSAMFVLADFGRYLVQIANLDKDIIAPYKHMVRTVPYVDSATFSERPTLMYFQGAIYRKDGGVIRQELYYLLKDEKDVHYAFGSAQANGIKQASKGMSSSKFCLNIAGDTPSSNRLFDAIASHCVPIIISDEIELPFEDILDYSEFCLFVRAVDAVKRGHLLSLLRAVTREKWTKMWERLKEVSKHFEYQYPSQQCDAVDMIWQSVNRKKSSTQLNVHRKNRYRRSQIVQGTN, from the exons atGTGCCCCACATCAAGATTCTCTGCTGTAGCTGAAG TTACTGAAGATGTAACGAGGCCGTGTGGTGCAATTAGAGTGCAGAATTCTAGCGAAGCGGATGTAATATTTGTTCCATTTTTTTCATCTTTGAGTTATAACCGACATTCGAAGCGTCATGGGAAGCAAATGGTAAGTGTCGATAGATTGCTCCAAGAACGACTGGTGGAGTTTCTGAAAGGTCGGAAAGAGTGGAAGCGATTGGGTGGGAGGGATCATTTGATTGTAGCCCACCATCCAAACAGTATGCTGTTTGCTCGGAAAAAGCTCGGTTCAGCAATGTTTGTGCTAGCAGATTTTGGGAGATACTTAGTTCAAATAGCGAACCTTGACAAGGATATAATTGCTCCTTACAAGCATATGGTAAGGACGGTTCCATATGTAGATTCGGCTACATTTAGTGAACGACCGACCTTGATGTATTTTCAAGGAGCAATTTATCGGAAAGAT GGTGGCGTGATTCGACAAGAACTATACTACCTTCTTAAGGACGAGAAAGATGTACACTACGCATTCGGAAGCGCTCAGGCAAACGGGATAAAGCAGGCTAGCAAAGGGATGTCCTCGTCCAAATTTTGCCTGAATATAGCTGGAGATACACCTTCATCAAACCGTCTATTTGATGCTATCGCCAGTCATTGTGTTCCTATCATAATTAGTGACGAAATTGAGCTACCGTTTGAAGACATCCTCGATTATTCAGAATTCTGCTTATTTGTACGTGCTGTCGATGCTGTGAAAAGGGGTCACCTCCTGAGTTTGCTCAGAGCTGTGACACGAGAAAAATGGACCAAAATGTGGGAAAGATTGAAAGAAGTTAGCAAACACTTTGAATACCAATATCCAAGTCAGCAGTGTGATGCTGTCGACATGATTTGGCAGTCAGTCAATCGAAAAAAATCGTCCACTCAGTTGAATGTTCACCGGAAGAATAGGTACAGAAGATCACAGATTGTCCAAGGAACCAACTGA
- the LOC140881826 gene encoding probable arabinosyltransferase ARAD2 isoform X1, with product MSVSVKRVLPSRLLSFLIAFSVSLLMLSSLSLLELNDDSFIGKSVFQFILVNNASTYSKPNVPNTPTENFEIKDIASQEVDNQVSNPMNNVEELEKYERKLCDRGWARLKVYMYDLPTEFHFGLLGWKGGKNQIWPNVSYENTIPSYPGGLNLQHSTEYWLTLDLLASVTEDVTRPCGAIRVQNSSEADVIFVPFFSSLSYNRHSKRHGKQMVSVDRLLQERLVEFLKGRKEWKRLGGRDHLIVAHHPNSMLFARKKLGSAMFVLADFGRYLVQIANLDKDIIAPYKHMVRTVPYVDSATFSERPTLMYFQGAIYRKDGGVIRQELYYLLKDEKDVHYAFGSAQANGIKQASKGMSSSKFCLNIAGDTPSSNRLFDAIASHCVPIIISDEIELPFEDILDYSEFCLFVRAVDAVKRGHLLSLLRAVTREKWTKMWERLKEVSKHFEYQYPSQQCDAVDMIWQSVNRKKSSTQLNVHRKNRYRRSQIVQGTN from the exons ATGTCAGTTTCAGTAAAAAGAGTGCTACCCTCGAGGCTTCTTTCTTTCCTAATAGCCTTTTCGGTGTCGCTTTTGATGCTTTCTTCATTGTCCCTTCTTGAGTTGAATGACGATTCTTTCATAGGTAAATCAGTTTTTCAATTTATTCTTGTTAACAATGCATCGACTTATTCAAAACCAAATGTGCCCAACACCCCGAccgaaaattttgagataaaagATATTGCCAGTCAAGAAGTGGATAATCAAGTTTCAAATCCGATGAATAATGTAGAGGAACTGGAGAAGTATGAGAGGAAGTTATGTGACAGGGGTTGGGCTCGTCTTAAGGTGTATATGTATGACTTGCCTACCGAGTTTCACTTCGGGTTATTGGGCTGGAAGGGAgggaaaaatcaaatttggccTAATGTGAGTTACGAAAATACAATCCCATCTTACCCTGGTGGTTTAAATTTACAGCATAGTACAGAGTACTGGCTGACTCTTGATCTTCTTGCCTCAGTTACTGAAGATGTAACGAGGCCGTGTGGTGCAATTAGAGTGCAGAATTCTAGCGAAGCGGATGTAATATTTGTTCCATTTTTTTCATCTTTGAGTTATAACCGACATTCGAAGCGTCATGGGAAGCAAATGGTAAGTGTCGATAGATTGCTCCAAGAACGACTGGTGGAGTTTCTGAAAGGTCGGAAAGAGTGGAAGCGATTGGGTGGGAGGGATCATTTGATTGTAGCCCACCATCCAAACAGTATGCTGTTTGCTCGGAAAAAGCTCGGTTCAGCAATGTTTGTGCTAGCAGATTTTGGGAGATACTTAGTTCAAATAGCGAACCTTGACAAGGATATAATTGCTCCTTACAAGCATATGGTAAGGACGGTTCCATATGTAGATTCGGCTACATTTAGTGAACGACCGACCTTGATGTATTTTCAAGGAGCAATTTATCGGAAAGAT GGTGGCGTGATTCGACAAGAACTATACTACCTTCTTAAGGACGAGAAAGATGTACACTACGCATTCGGAAGCGCTCAGGCAAACGGGATAAAGCAGGCTAGCAAAGGGATGTCCTCGTCCAAATTTTGCCTGAATATAGCTGGAGATACACCTTCATCAAACCGTCTATTTGATGCTATCGCCAGTCATTGTGTTCCTATCATAATTAGTGACGAAATTGAGCTACCGTTTGAAGACATCCTCGATTATTCAGAATTCTGCTTATTTGTACGTGCTGTCGATGCTGTGAAAAGGGGTCACCTCCTGAGTTTGCTCAGAGCTGTGACACGAGAAAAATGGACCAAAATGTGGGAAAGATTGAAAGAAGTTAGCAAACACTTTGAATACCAATATCCAAGTCAGCAGTGTGATGCTGTCGACATGATTTGGCAGTCAGTCAATCGAAAAAAATCGTCCACTCAGTTGAATGTTCACCGGAAGAATAGGTACAGAAGATCACAGATTGTCCAAGGAACCAACTGA